The following nucleotide sequence is from Pithys albifrons albifrons isolate INPA30051 chromosome 2, PitAlb_v1, whole genome shotgun sequence.
GATCTCTGTAATTCCACACTACAGAAATCTTCAGAACCAGAACAACTTCTTGCCTTGCTTTTGTAAGGTGAATTACAtgatgaaattaataaaaaaaccctcattttTCCCTCCACAACTTTTATGGTAGCACACCTCACTGGGAGATTGCTAATGAAGTAACTCTTACCATGCCATGTGCACCTCATAAGCACGATAAGCACCTAAGTGAGGAACACACCCTGCACAGTCAATCACAGCAATACACAGATTCACAAACCTGTGTAATGATGTTCTTACAACTAGCTGAACCACGTGTGGTGTGCAAGGCCTGAAAGGTGATGCACCACCCGAGTTTGAGACCTACGTTTGCCTAAGAACAAAAGACACTGAAACATCTTACCTCTCTTTTGCAAGAACAGCAAGTCCCTGTAGCAAGATAGGTACAACTGTCTGATCCAAGTAGGCACGTGTGGGTAATGACTGAAGATCCACCTTCTGCTTTGATGTCTTCTCTGcatttagtttttcattttctactaTTCTCTGGAGTACAAAATAAAACGTGAATCAACATTAGTAATAGCAATTTGAAAGTACAAAGTACCCATCTCCCTGCAAGTCACTGGCAATAACTTCTTTACATCTTGTAAGAAAATTTAAGTGTATATTTTTCCTTGCACAAAAACCTAATCCAGAGGAGCTTTGTGTAAAATTCTTATATCTTGGAGAAACAATGTTAGGAAGTTCACAGTCTTCTAAAACAGAAGACATCCAATCTgtatcatttttatttctgcttttgcagtTACAGATTTGAATTCTACACCAGTAAGACAGAAATGACTGCTAACAAGAGTAGTCTCAATTACATGGCTCCTGTTTGCATAAGCCTCTAACACAAGATCCTAAAAGTACAAGAGATTCAAGTGAAATCTGACAAAGGGGATTCTGCTAAAGTCAGGTACTTTGAGACTGTGCTCTATTCAAGTACAGATGGACACTTCAAAGCAAATACATGCAAAATGCTTCCATGTGCTTTTCGGTCAAAAATCATCTTACACTCTTAACTGTAGTTAAAAAATTATACCCTACCATTGCCAGTAAGCCAAATGTATTCAACGCAACGTACATGAATCTACCGATACAGGACCAATGTAACCAACATGTTATGGCTCTGCGGTGGAAGCTGAGGCATTACAGACAAGCAGTTATCAGGGAGATGAGTCATGAAAGATGCTCAAGAATAGTTTCTGCAAAAGCTTAGCATGGAATAGGAGCTTATAATGGAGGGAGACTGAAGGCTTTTCTTTAACaaggaataataaataaatgctaTAGAGTCAAGAGGTGATTGTCTCGCTCTACTCTGcgctggtgcagcctcacctcaaatactgtgtgcagttttgggcaccacaatatgAGAAAGATTTAAAGCTATTAAAGagtatccaaaggagggcaccaaagatggtgaagggccttgaggggaagacacatgaagagcagctgaggtcacttggtctgttcaacctgaaggagactgaggggaaatgTCATTGCAGTCTGCAGCCCACTCACAAGGCAAAGCAGAATGGCAGACACCTCATCTCTGGTGAATGACACAGAACTGTTAcaagggaggtttagactggatcTTAGCAACAAgcttttcacccagagggtagCTGATCAGTGGACCAGGCTCCCCAGCctcaagcctgacagagttcaagaagtgtttagACAATGcactcaggcacatggtgtgagtcttggggctgtcctgtgcaggatcAGGAGGTGGACTTCAGTGATTCTtttgggtctcttccaactcataatatcctgtgattctctAACTCACACTGCTACCAACAGTGAGAGAATGGATTGTATCTACTCCTTTTCAGTGTAAGTAATTCAAGATAGTTTGAATAATTCTGATGCAATATTTCTATTGACAAGAGTATGAAAAGAACCTTTCCCTTTGATACTTCTATAGAAACTCCATCAGCTCATTCTATTCCCCTCCCTAAAATAAAAGTCCAGATGGCTTTTTTGTGGCATAATAGATTACATGTATATATTATAGATAGCAATAGAATAGGTAACAATCATAGGATCCTTAAAAAGCATCCTCTCATTAAAAGGTGCTCTATCAACTTCAGAACCATTTAGTATAATGGAAGCAatacaacaaaaatatatttataccCATGTATGCAAGAGACAAAAGTTTGCCAAATTTCTATCTAACTTTCATGGGAACATTACATTTGCTGAAGTTAAGATCAAGACTCAACACTTTTCCCCTTCATCAGGAATGTGACTTCCACCATACTACACAGCAACAACATCTTTGTTACCTCCACATTTTCAGTGAGACCGTATTCAGAATGTGGATTTTCTGGAACCTGTAAAATAACAACATGgtcagcaaaacagaaatgctCCTTTTATTTATGTAGCATTgtacacataaaaaaaattcttgcaaTACCTGTGGCTGTCCCTCCATAATCTGTTCTCCCTCCATAATTTGAAAAGTGGAATTCGCTGGGACGTGCAGGACAATCTTGGAAGGCAATACAAACACCGGTCAGCAGGCTGAGATGAAGCCCAGTGTCGGTTAAGCGCTAGTGCCTCACTTGGTCACTAATGGTTGTTAAGGCAGTTACTcgagagcagagggagctgctctgtgctccccCCGCGCCAAACTTGAATGCACTTTTCCCGCACGCAGAACCGAGCAGTGCCCTAAGGTTCGGGTCCGGTCCGCTGAAGAGAGCGGTACCGGGGTTAGCAAATACGGCATTCCTCCCCGCCGGAAGACGGAGCCACCTCTCACCCTCCGTCCGTCCGTGCCCCCCATCCGCCACATCGCTCACGCCACAGCGCCCCGAGCCCCGCCgtgggcagggccgggccgggccgggccagaCACACGTGCGGCCGCCGCCCCCGGCCGTGCCCCAGGCACTCCGCGGGGGAAGGGCGGCCCCGCGGCACGGCTCTCACCGGCGGTCAGTCGGCGGGATCAGCGAGGTGTCGGGACAGCAGGAGCCGCTCCGCAGCAACCCCGGACGTGTCGCGAGTTGTTTTGACGTCAGGGCAGCGGTCGCGCCACCGCCCCGCGGCGCTACTGCGCCTGCGCGGGGCGGGCATTCATTCCCGGTGCCGTCGGGAATGAGCCCGCGGGGAGTCTGTCTCTCCCATAAACCATGGAGAAACGCTGACGCTGGGagggtttgtgtcccaggaaCGTGCTCGTAACCAGTGCGGGCTGATGTGTGAGGAGCTCACTGTGGTGGTCACGAAAAATGACTTGGCTGaagccaatgggatcctgtcctggatcaaaaatagcgtggccagcaggaccagggcagtgatccttcccctgtactctgcgttggtgaggccacaccttgagtattgtgttcagttctgggcccctcagttcaggaaagataattgagaggctggagcgggtccagagaagagcaacaaggctggtgaagggactggagcacaagtcctatggggagaggctgagggagctggggttgtttagcctggagaagaggaggctcagaggtgacctcatcactgtctagaactacctgaagggaagttccagccgggtgggggttggtctcttctcccaggcactcagcaataggacaaggggacactggctcaagctctgccaggggaaattgaagttggatatcaggaagaagttctttacagagagagtaatcaggcattggaatgggctgcccagagaggtggtggattccccatccctggaggtttttaaactgagattggacatggcactgagtgccgtgatctagtaaagggactggagttggactaagggttggacttgatctcggagttcttttccaacccaatcaattctatgattctataaagcTAATTTGGAGCTGAAAGTGGGGATTTGCTAGTGGAATAACCTTCCCGAGCTGTGCAGAGTGCAGTTTACACAAGGGTCACTGCTGGCCTTGAATTTTCGTTTACAAAAACACAGCCACTCAGCTTTCTCCAGGTGTCTTCCTGTCCTGACCAGGAGCTGTCGGGAAGCAGAAGGATCTGTTGCTTCTGTAAATGTTGCACAGTTACAAATTGTACCAGTGTTTGAACATCTGTGcctgatttctttgttttcattaggAGTTAAATTCGAGGAAGAACTACCTTATGTTGAGGGTGACAGAGCTCTGGAACCCACTACCCAAGAAGGTCGTGAATTCCCtgtctctggagacattccaaacccacctaGGCGCATTCCCGTGTCACCTGCTGTAGGcgaccctgccttggcagcaagttggactagatgacctccagagctcccttccaaccctaattctgtgatactgtgaaTTCTTTGTCTGGTGACATGGTTTGTCCTagagttttaaaaatcatagaatcgattgggttggaaaagacctctgagatcatcaagtccaacccttggtccaactccagtccatttaccagatcatggcactcagggcgACGTCCAATCTCTCAGTTTGAAAATcagcagggatggtgaatccactccctctctgggcaggccattccaatgcctgtttactctctctgaaaagaatttttttctgatctccaacttcaaattcccctggcagagcttgagccaatgcccccttgtcctattgctgagtgcctgggagaagaaaccaacccccacctggctataacttcccttcaggtaggcCTTaagcatctttttatttttgacttGAAAAAGCAGTTACATTCCtgtagggcttttttttttttttaggggaggaagggcagggatggtttgagaaaataaacctttgttattgttgttattttataaacataagtttattttttctgtcttcttgcTGCAATGCTGATGATGCATATGAATGACTTACCTGATGCTGTTAAAAGATCAACGACATGGAGAAAGAGAAGATGCTTTCAATCGATTCTGCTCTGACGTTATCATCTAACAATGATCAAATATGTTTATATCAGTACACACTTGAAACAATGTTTACAGAACTGACCATGTTAGGAGTAAGTTAAACAGGTTTAAAAACTAGCATCGTCAGTCACAGATTTGATACTCAACTCACATATTTGGAATTATAGCAGAACTGCATGCTGTCTTTGTGTCAATTTTAGTACCCAGTGCTGGCAAACTTGGCTGATGTTGAGGAGGCGAGGTGAAAACACAGAAGGCAAAAcaacaagatttttttcctaaaacttAAACAAAACAGGAATACAAATAAATTCTTAATGTTTTGGGGCTCTTTCCTAATTTTTCATCAGGTTCTAGCAATGACATTTTAGAGAATTGCAGTTAGAACACATGAACAATGCTTGTACCCCCAACTCCATTTCCATATTTATATATTCTCTATTATATTCAACTTTTGCAATTATATCATGCTGGGAGTAAGAAGAGGTTTCCTACATCAACCTTTTATGTAATGGTAAGTTGTGGTGTCAGGATAGTTGACCTTTCCAGTTCCTATGATGCTTGTCTGCTCTAATTCTAAAACCTTTAGCTGAGATACCAGGTTGAGGACTCCTTATATACAGGAGGTACAGTCTTCAGAGCGAAGTCAAATCAGGTGGATGAACTCATTTAACAGTTGCCCACTCCAGAAAATGAGGTTTCGCTTCTTCGTCCACCCATTGTCCGTGTCCATCAGAACTCTGGCTGAGCCAGGATGTCTCACTAAGCCAGCAGAAAGCCATCCACTGCTCTGATGTGGTTtaaggtttgggggtttttttgtggtggtgttttgttttttttcaaactagCCTTAATTTTATGCCACATTATTAATTGGAGTAGCTTACAGACATGTCCA
It contains:
- the DPY30 gene encoding protein dpy-30 homolog, which encodes MEGEQIMEGQPQVPENPHSEYGLTENVERIVENEKLNAEKTSKQKVDLQSLPTRAYLDQTVVPILLQGLAVLAKERPPNPIEFLAAYLLKNKSQFEDRN